In one Gemmatimonadales bacterium genomic region, the following are encoded:
- the coxB gene encoding cytochrome c oxidase subunit II, with protein MRQLRVPRRWLQPLGLLSVLAVVLVAGCGGPYPQSTLDPRGDFAQMVDAVFSKTVYLATIVFVLVEGALLWAVFKFRGKPDDAEPHQIHGSTVVEIVWTIIPAVVLAIVAVPTVQTIFRTAEVPASSPDGQPPLKVEVVGHQWFWEFRYPELGITTANELHVPVNRTVDLRMKSIDVIHSFWVPQFAGKRDVFPNRETRLWFTAKVTGAFPGACAEFCGTEHGRMDFYLMVDSPDSFKAFVNRRLSDTAMAYNGLPMGATAATAASMMPVPATAQDSLVAHGRQLFTAKACTTCHSISSMHLLSTIGPNLSGIGTRKMIGAGWLPNTDANLRDWIEHTQKVKPDVKMVLPLPVSDDDVTALIAYLRTMR; from the coding sequence ATGCGACAATTGCGCGTGCCGCGACGGTGGTTGCAACCACTCGGTCTGTTGTCTGTCCTTGCGGTGGTGCTCGTCGCCGGTTGCGGTGGCCCCTATCCGCAGTCCACCCTCGACCCGCGCGGCGATTTCGCGCAGATGGTCGACGCGGTGTTCTCCAAGACGGTCTACCTGGCGACCATCGTCTTCGTGCTGGTGGAAGGCGCGCTGCTGTGGGCGGTGTTCAAGTTCCGCGGCAAGCCCGACGACGCCGAACCGCACCAGATCCATGGCAGCACCGTCGTGGAAATCGTCTGGACGATCATTCCGGCGGTGGTCCTCGCGATCGTCGCGGTGCCGACGGTACAGACGATCTTCAGGACGGCGGAGGTGCCGGCCAGCTCTCCTGACGGCCAGCCGCCGCTCAAGGTGGAAGTGGTCGGTCATCAATGGTTCTGGGAGTTCCGGTATCCCGAACTGGGGATCACGACCGCGAACGAGCTCCACGTTCCGGTGAACCGGACCGTTGACCTCCGCATGAAGTCGATCGACGTGATCCATTCATTCTGGGTGCCCCAGTTCGCCGGCAAGCGCGACGTCTTCCCGAATCGCGAGACCCGGCTCTGGTTCACGGCGAAGGTGACCGGCGCGTTTCCTGGCGCGTGCGCCGAGTTCTGCGGGACAGAACACGGGCGGATGGATTTCTACCTGATGGTTGATTCGCCCGACTCGTTCAAGGCGTTCGTCAATCGCCGGCTCAGCGACACGGCGATGGCGTATAACGGGCTCCCGATGGGAGCGACGGCGGCGACCGCCGCGTCGATGATGCCGGTACCGGCCACCGCGCAGGATTCGCTGGTGGCGCACGGCCGCCAGCTCTTCACGGCGAAAGCCTGCACGACCTGCCATTCGATCTCATCGATGCACCTGCTCTCGACGATCGGCCCGAACCTGAGCGGCATCGGGACGCGCAAGATGATCGGGGCTGGATGGCTGCCGAATACCGACGCCAACCTGCGCGACTGGATCGAGCACACGCAGAAGGTGAAGCCCGATGTCAAGATGGTTCTGCCGCTGCCGGTGTCGGACGATGACGTGACGGCGTTGATCGCGTACCTGCGCACGATGCGCTGA
- a CDS encoding M15 family metallopeptidase, with protein MVTRFAMASLAVLAAGHPAAAASQAIQATQANAPVQATAPDSVARMQLADLATAAPGVRFDLRYATPDNFTGTVLPGYGAARPLLRREAAVALARVERDLERHGMGLKVWDGYRPVRATLGMVAWCEANHRVDLLDQGYIARHSRHNQGVAIDLTVVRLADGRELDMGTGFDEFSERAHTANASGAEAANRKILGDAMRRAGFVNYVDEWWHFSFDVPDPVPFDLPLERW; from the coding sequence ATGGTGACCAGATTTGCGATGGCATCGCTCGCAGTACTCGCGGCGGGCCACCCCGCTGCGGCTGCGTCCCAGGCGATCCAGGCGACCCAGGCGAACGCTCCGGTTCAGGCGACAGCCCCAGACTCGGTCGCGCGGATGCAGTTGGCCGATCTAGCCACGGCGGCACCGGGTGTTCGTTTCGATCTGCGCTACGCCACCCCCGATAACTTCACCGGCACGGTGCTGCCGGGATACGGTGCCGCGAGGCCACTCCTTCGGCGGGAAGCCGCCGTTGCGCTCGCGCGTGTGGAACGCGATCTCGAGCGTCACGGGATGGGACTCAAGGTCTGGGATGGCTATCGCCCGGTCCGTGCTACCCTCGGTATGGTCGCCTGGTGCGAGGCGAATCATCGCGTCGATCTGCTCGATCAGGGCTACATCGCGCGCCATTCGCGACACAATCAGGGCGTTGCGATCGATCTGACGGTGGTCCGGCTCGCGGACGGACGCGAGCTCGACATGGGGACGGGGTTCGACGAATTCTCCGAGCGGGCGCACACGGCGAACGCGTCGGGAGCCGAGGCAGCGAACCGGAAGATCCTAGGCGACGCGATGCGCCGCGCTGGTTTCGTCAATTACGTCGATGAGTGGTGGCATTTCTCGTTCGATGTTCCCGATCCGGTGCCGTTCGATCTGCCACTGGAGCGCTGGTGA
- a CDS encoding DUF983 domain-containing protein: MNPAVVLRRALLLQCVACGRRPVLLSWFLEAPNCPRCGFRLDRAERGYWLGSLTVNTSITLTVVTVAIVVAIWLQWPRPDWTAITIGAVVVAIVLPFALFPWTKTLYLALDVIFRPPTEEDFAAPTEPPLNLER, translated from the coding sequence CTGAATCCGGCGGTCGTCCTCCGGCGGGCACTCCTCCTCCAGTGCGTCGCCTGCGGTCGCCGGCCGGTCCTTCTCAGCTGGTTTCTTGAAGCCCCGAACTGTCCGCGCTGCGGATTCCGGCTCGATCGCGCCGAGCGCGGCTACTGGCTCGGCTCGCTCACGGTCAATACCAGCATCACGCTGACTGTAGTAACCGTTGCCATAGTCGTCGCGATCTGGCTCCAGTGGCCCCGTCCCGACTGGACGGCGATCACCATCGGTGCCGTGGTGGTGGCGATCGTCCTGCCGTTCGCACTCTTTCCGTGGACCAAGACCCTCTATCTCGCCCTGGATGTGATCTTTCGCCCGCCGACGGAAGAAGACTTCGCCGCTCCGACCGAACCGCCGCTCAACCTCGAGCGCTAG
- a CDS encoding co-chaperone GroES family protein: protein MDPFPKELIVVGDRVLITLEDGEEQRTRVGLYLPASAVDNLAVQTGLIVATGPGDPLPDPTAFENEPWKVDDRPARHRPLQARIGDHAIFFRKAAVEITFEDRHYLVVPQAAILVLVRDTVPLP from the coding sequence GTGGATCCGTTTCCGAAGGAGCTGATCGTCGTCGGCGACCGGGTGCTGATCACCCTCGAAGACGGTGAGGAGCAGCGGACTCGTGTTGGGCTCTACCTCCCCGCCAGCGCCGTCGACAATCTGGCGGTGCAGACCGGGCTGATCGTCGCCACCGGCCCCGGAGATCCGCTTCCTGATCCGACCGCCTTCGAGAACGAACCGTGGAAGGTCGACGACCGTCCGGCGCGTCACCGGCCGCTCCAGGCGCGGATCGGCGATCACGCCATCTTCTTCCGCAAGGCGGCGGTCGAGATCACCTTCGAAGATCGGCATTATCTGGTCGTGCCCCAGGCAGCGATCCTCGTCCTGGTCCGCGACACCGTGCCGCTCCCCTGA
- a CDS encoding GreA/GreB family elongation factor encodes MIREMREQLGREIEELTHELAVTLPQAIATAVEMGDLRENSEYKAALERQQFVQARLGQLHQRLNQLTQLANTEAPIDRVGLGSRVKVEDVKTGEEEEYTLVLAEMMDIDAGHISLASPLGRALKDRQVGEEVQLQLPTMRRQLRVTHLVTIHQQGGA; translated from the coding sequence ATGATCCGGGAAATGCGCGAACAACTCGGCCGCGAGATCGAGGAGCTCACTCACGAACTCGCCGTCACCCTGCCGCAGGCGATCGCGACCGCCGTCGAAATGGGCGATCTGCGGGAAAACTCCGAGTACAAGGCGGCGCTGGAGCGGCAGCAGTTCGTCCAGGCACGCCTCGGTCAGCTGCACCAGCGGCTCAATCAGCTGACCCAGCTCGCCAACACCGAGGCCCCAATCGACCGCGTTGGCCTCGGTTCACGGGTCAAGGTGGAGGACGTGAAGACGGGAGAGGAAGAGGAATACACCCTCGTCCTCGCGGAGATGATGGACATCGATGCCGGTCACATTTCGCTGGCATCGCCGCTGGGCCGCGCCCTCAAGGACCGGCAGGTCGGCGAGGAAGTGCAGCTGCAACTTCCCACCATGCGCCGCCAGCTCCGCGTGACCCACCTCGTGACGATCCATCAGCAGGGCGGCGCCTGA